The Triticum aestivum cultivar Chinese Spring chromosome 7B, IWGSC CS RefSeq v2.1, whole genome shotgun sequence genome window below encodes:
- the LOC123160084 gene encoding probable GDP-L-fucose synthase 1: MGTVTPADPHPAFLADKGARVFVAGHRGLVGSAILRRLLALGFTDVVVRTHAELDLTRQAAVEAFFAAERPRYVVLAAAKVGGIHANSTFPADFIAANLQIQTNVVDAALRCGSVRKLLFLGSSCIYPKFAPQPIPEGSLLSGPLEPTNEWYAVAKIAGIKMCQAYRIQHGLDAVSAMPTNLYGPQDNFHPENSHVLPALIRRFHEAKATNAPEVVVWGSGSPLREFLHVDDLADAVIFLMDQYSGLEHVNVGSGSEVTIKELAELVKEVVGFQGKLVWDSTKPDGTPRKLMDSSKIHGMGWKPKVPLKEGLVETYKWYVENVIADKK, encoded by the exons ATGGGCACCGTCACCCCCGCCG ATCCGCACCCGGCTTTCCTCGCCGACAAGGGCGCCAGGGTCTTCGTGGCGGGCCACCGCGGGCTGGTGGGCTCGGCCATCCTGCGCCGCCTCCTCGCGCTCGGCTTCACCGACGTGGTCGTCCGCACGCACGCCGAGCTCGACCTCACCCGCCAGGCCGCCGTCGAGGCCTTCTTCGCCGCCGAGCGGCCCCGCTACGTCGTGCTCGCCGCCGCCAAGGTCGGCGGCATCCACGCCAACTCCACCTTCCCCGCCGACTTCATCGCCGCCAACCTCCAGATCCAGACCAACGTCGTCGACGCCGCGCTGCGCTGCGGCTCCGTCCGCAAGCTCCTCTTCCTCGGCTCCTCCTGCATCTACCCAAAGTTCGCGCCGCAGCCCATCCCGGAGGGCTCCCTCCTCTCCGGCCCGCTCGAGCCCACCAACGAGTGGTACGCCGTCGCCAAGATCGCCGGCATCAAGATGTGCCAGGCCTACCGCATCCAGCACGGCCTCGACGCCGTCTCCGCCATGCCCACCAATCTCTACGGCCCCCAGGACAACTTCCATCCGGAGAACTCACACGTCCTGCCCGCGCTCATCCGCCGGTTCCACGAGGCCAAGGCCACCAATGCCCCCGAGGTCGTCGTGTGGGGATCTGGCTCCCCGCTGCGTGAATTCTTGCACGTGGATGACCTTGCTGATGCGGTGATCTTCTTGATGGACCAGTACTCTGGGCTGGAACATGTAAATGTGGGGAGTGGAAGTGAGGTTACCATCAAGGAGCTCGCCGAGCTGGTCAAGGAGGTGGTTGGATTCCAGGGGAAGCTAGTATGGGACTCGACCAAGCCGGATGGCACGCCGAGGAAGCTCATGGATAGCTCCAAGATACATGGGATGGGGTGGAAGCCCAAGGTTCCCCTCAAGGAGGGGCTTGTCGAGACATACAAGTGGTATGTGGAGAATGTCATCGCCGACAAGAAGTAA